A genome region from Polyangiaceae bacterium includes the following:
- a CDS encoding alanine racemase, with product MENLQNRYQRYRAALRYESLPLAFVDLDAVDENVDTLLAPVRRSGKTLRVATKSIRCVELIRYIVERGGSAVRGLMAYCPAEAKYLVEHGFRDILVAYPTAHPNDARTMAEINRDGARVSISVDATEHLEVLDAAARAAGSVIPVIVDIDVSLRPLSGRLHVGVRRSPIHDARAVGDFIESLAQFRHLAFAGLLGYEAHIAGVPDQAPLGPLGGSAKRAVKRMAGETVIALRSSILHELEKRGMSVSLFNGGGTGSVSFSVADPSLTEVTAGSGFLDSHLFDHYDGLSLSPGAFFALQVTRKPAKSFVTCHGGGFIASGAAGSDRLPVPYLPDGLSLLSLEGAGEVQTPLSVPDGVDLPLGHPVIFRHAKSGELAAHFREYLLVRNDRIESRVKTYRGAGQWFH from the coding sequence ATGGAAAACCTTCAAAACCGCTACCAGCGTTATCGAGCTGCTTTGCGCTACGAGTCGCTGCCGCTCGCATTCGTGGACCTCGATGCCGTCGACGAAAATGTCGACACGCTCCTGGCCCCCGTTCGACGTTCCGGAAAAACGTTACGAGTTGCAACGAAGTCGATTCGCTGCGTCGAGCTCATTCGTTACATCGTCGAACGCGGTGGAAGCGCCGTTCGAGGGCTCATGGCCTATTGTCCTGCGGAAGCGAAATACCTTGTCGAGCATGGTTTTCGGGACATTCTCGTCGCGTATCCAACGGCGCATCCCAATGATGCACGAACGATGGCCGAGATCAATCGCGATGGAGCCCGCGTCTCCATTTCCGTGGACGCAACCGAACACCTCGAAGTTCTCGATGCCGCAGCGCGAGCTGCTGGTTCCGTAATTCCCGTCATCGTGGACATCGACGTATCGCTCAGGCCCTTGAGTGGGCGCCTGCACGTGGGCGTGCGGCGAAGTCCCATCCACGACGCTCGAGCCGTGGGCGACTTCATCGAATCCCTTGCGCAATTCCGGCACCTCGCGTTCGCCGGCTTATTGGGCTATGAAGCGCACATTGCGGGCGTGCCGGATCAAGCGCCGCTCGGCCCCCTCGGAGGATCCGCGAAACGTGCGGTCAAGCGTATGGCGGGTGAAACCGTCATTGCGCTGCGAAGTTCCATTTTGCACGAGCTGGAAAAGCGCGGGATGTCGGTTTCGCTTTTCAATGGCGGCGGCACGGGCAGCGTTTCCTTTTCCGTGGCAGACCCATCCCTCACAGAAGTCACCGCGGGTTCGGGCTTTCTCGATAGCCATCTTTTCGATCATTACGACGGCTTGTCGCTTTCTCCGGGCGCTTTTTTCGCGTTGCAAGTCACACGCAAACCCGCCAAAAGCTTCGTCACGTGCCATGGAGGCGGCTTCATCGCATCGGGCGCAGCGGGCTCCGACCGCCTGCCAGTACCTTACCTGCCCGATGGATTGTCTCTATTGAGCCTCGAAGGCGCAGGCGAAGTACAAACACCTCTGTCCGTACCCGATGGAGTCGACCTACCGCTCGGGCATCCCGTGATATTTCGCCATGCAAAATCCGGTGAGCTCGCGGCGCATTTTCGCGAATACTTGCTCGTGCGCAACGACCGAATCGAATCCCGCGTCAAGACCTATCGCGGCGCAGGGCAATGGTTTCACTGA
- a CDS encoding phytanoyl-CoA dioxygenase family protein — MTSLVLDDAAIDVQAVLAELRATGYARLGRVLSDEGIEALRGRADDIMLGRVSHEGLFFQHDSVTGKYEDLVRRQGFVGPSLQYRKIEKLEKDPLFRAYIGNGIFERILRELAPGPITLYRAVLFNKAARGGTDLPWHQDGGIFWGLDRPPLVQIWTTLDDATEASGCVEVIPGSHLKGLVTPLGGVVQPEYVAAASVDEHRIFVPARAGEALLINNELWHRSGTNRTDVPRRALTVCYLRGETRCVRTKRKPRVFERIF; from the coding sequence ATGACGTCGCTCGTGCTGGATGACGCGGCGATCGATGTTCAGGCTGTGCTTGCCGAGCTTCGTGCAACTGGGTATGCGCGTCTCGGACGAGTGCTTTCGGACGAGGGCATCGAAGCGCTCAGGGGTCGAGCCGACGACATCATGCTCGGCCGCGTTTCCCACGAAGGTTTGTTCTTCCAGCACGACTCGGTCACGGGCAAGTACGAAGATCTCGTTCGCCGTCAGGGGTTTGTCGGACCATCACTTCAGTATCGGAAAATAGAAAAACTCGAAAAGGATCCGCTTTTTCGAGCCTATATTGGTAATGGCATATTCGAGCGTATTTTACGGGAGCTCGCGCCCGGGCCGATTACGCTTTATCGCGCGGTGCTTTTCAACAAGGCAGCGCGTGGTGGAACGGATTTGCCGTGGCATCAGGACGGGGGAATTTTTTGGGGGCTCGATCGTCCGCCGCTCGTGCAAATATGGACGACGCTCGATGATGCAACCGAGGCATCGGGGTGCGTCGAAGTGATCCCGGGTTCGCATTTGAAAGGTCTCGTCACGCCGCTCGGAGGCGTCGTTCAGCCGGAGTATGTAGCGGCTGCGTCGGTGGACGAGCATCGAATTTTCGTGCCTGCGCGCGCGGGCGAGGCGCTCCTGATAAACAACGAGCTGTGGCATCGTTCGGGGACGAATCGTACGGACGTACCTCGACGAGCGTTGACGGTTTGTTATTTGCGCGGCGAAACGCGTTGTGTGCGAACGAAGAGAAAGCCACGCGTGTTCGAACGGATTTTTTGA
- a CDS encoding aldo/keto reductase: MSPLVEPFTRPRAANEPPRLAVGTMNFGKRTSEAESLNIVHRALDRGVVLFDTANAYVDGEAERVLGRALRDRRDRALVATKVGFGRIGGKPEGLSKARILAAIDESLSRLAMDVVDVYYLHVPDHATPIEESLQAIETLLASGKIRSWAVSNYASWQILEMLQLAERHGMPRPVMSQVLYNVLIRQLDIEYFRFARSHGVHTTVYNPLAGGLLAGKFASPDVSQKGSRFEKNTLYQKRYWTAPFFERVEAYRQVAVTEGMSIVELAYAFVAGTVGVDSILVGPGSVAQLDGAIDACAKVISPEGRKRIDELHVEFQGTNASYAR; this comes from the coding sequence ATGTCGCCGCTCGTCGAACCCTTCACGCGTCCTCGTGCTGCAAACGAACCTCCGCGCCTCGCCGTAGGCACGATGAATTTCGGTAAACGCACGAGTGAAGCGGAAAGCCTGAACATCGTGCACCGTGCGCTCGATCGCGGCGTCGTCCTGTTCGACACGGCCAACGCGTACGTCGATGGAGAGGCGGAGCGCGTCTTGGGTCGCGCACTTCGCGACAGGCGCGATCGAGCACTCGTCGCGACGAAGGTGGGCTTCGGTCGAATCGGCGGCAAACCCGAGGGACTGTCCAAGGCGCGGATCCTCGCCGCGATCGACGAGAGTTTGTCTCGGCTAGCCATGGATGTGGTCGACGTCTACTACCTGCACGTGCCCGATCATGCGACGCCGATCGAAGAATCTCTGCAAGCGATCGAGACGCTTCTCGCGTCGGGCAAGATTCGTTCGTGGGCCGTTTCGAACTACGCCTCGTGGCAGATCCTCGAGATGCTGCAGCTCGCCGAGCGCCACGGAATGCCGCGACCCGTGATGTCCCAAGTGCTCTACAACGTGCTCATTCGGCAGCTCGACATCGAGTACTTCCGCTTCGCGCGTTCGCACGGAGTTCATACGACCGTGTACAATCCGCTCGCGGGAGGGCTCCTCGCGGGCAAGTTCGCTTCGCCCGACGTGTCGCAGAAAGGTTCGCGTTTCGAGAAGAACACGCTCTACCAGAAGCGCTACTGGACGGCGCCGTTCTTCGAGCGCGTCGAAGCGTATCGACAAGTTGCCGTGACGGAGGGCATGTCGATCGTGGAGCTCGCGTATGCGTTCGTTGCGGGCACGGTTGGTGTCGACTCGATCCTCGTAGGGCCTGGATCGGTCGCGCAGCTCGATGGTGCGATCGACGCGTGCGCCAAGGTGATTTCGCCTGAAGGCCGCAAGCGGATCGACGAGCTGCACGTGGAGTTTCAGGGGACGAACGCGAGCTACGCGCGATGA
- a CDS encoding GMC family oxidoreductase: MSANDPTIPKQFAMTTDRSTSNGRHVTFTSLDQSGLDVEVDFVVVGSGAGGAAAAVVLARAGYRVAIVESGPWRAPEDYPYSTYGTMRDIFPDWGTLVTQSRALWPIVQTSGVGGSTVANSAIVVRTPGDCFERWEREYGIEARELEKRVWQHQDRIESELYATEVPPDARGLSNVMAMDAADKLGWSSHYMVRYVKDCEGSGQCLQGCRRGRKQSTNLNYVPEVLERGGYVLSCAPVKRILHDGAHAFGVTGRFRDPETRRFGARFTVRARRAVLIGASATQSPVLLANSGIRSKALGTLFRAHPGTGAFGVYDHIVDQNLGATQGWASTAFRTDPGLKLETLSLPPEMVAGRMPGGGTELVRRFREFRHLTMWVAAVRAESIGTVKPGLFGGPVVKYILDEADMRKLRKGLSFVVRMHFEAGARAVICGVHGLPFKIGPDDIRLIEEGPLDPRAYVGILSHLFGGCPMSADPRQGVVDARGKVHGMEGLYVVDASAIPTNLGVNPQHTIMGLASTWAEYLVS; the protein is encoded by the coding sequence ATGAGCGCGAACGATCCTACGATTCCGAAGCAGTTTGCCATGACAACCGATCGTTCGACGTCAAACGGTCGCCACGTCACGTTCACGTCGCTCGACCAAAGCGGGCTCGACGTGGAGGTCGACTTCGTGGTCGTGGGCAGTGGAGCGGGTGGAGCTGCGGCAGCGGTCGTGCTTGCGCGAGCGGGATATCGCGTTGCGATCGTGGAATCCGGACCATGGCGCGCGCCCGAGGACTACCCGTATTCGACGTACGGAACGATGCGCGACATCTTCCCCGATTGGGGCACGCTCGTTACGCAGAGCCGCGCGCTTTGGCCGATCGTGCAAACGTCCGGCGTTGGTGGCAGCACGGTCGCCAACAGCGCAATCGTGGTGCGCACGCCCGGTGATTGCTTCGAAAGGTGGGAGCGCGAGTACGGCATTGAAGCGCGCGAGCTCGAAAAACGCGTGTGGCAACACCAGGATCGCATTGAGAGCGAGCTTTACGCGACCGAAGTGCCCCCCGATGCGCGCGGCTTGTCCAACGTCATGGCCATGGACGCCGCGGACAAACTCGGTTGGTCCTCGCATTACATGGTGCGTTATGTGAAGGATTGCGAGGGGTCGGGGCAGTGTTTGCAGGGTTGTCGCCGCGGACGCAAACAAAGCACGAACCTCAATTACGTGCCCGAGGTGCTCGAACGCGGTGGGTATGTCCTTTCCTGCGCACCCGTGAAACGCATTCTTCACGACGGCGCTCATGCATTCGGCGTCACGGGGCGTTTTCGAGATCCCGAAACCCGCAGGTTTGGAGCTCGCTTCACCGTGCGAGCGCGCCGCGCCGTTCTCATTGGTGCTTCCGCGACGCAATCACCCGTGCTGCTCGCCAATAGCGGCATTCGTAGCAAAGCACTCGGAACGCTCTTCCGCGCGCATCCTGGAACGGGTGCGTTTGGCGTGTACGACCATATCGTCGATCAGAACCTGGGCGCCACACAAGGTTGGGCATCGACTGCATTTCGAACGGACCCTGGGCTGAAGCTCGAAACACTTTCCCTTCCACCCGAAATGGTCGCAGGACGTATGCCCGGTGGTGGGACCGAGCTCGTGCGACGTTTTCGCGAATTCCGACACTTGACCATGTGGGTCGCGGCCGTTCGTGCCGAATCGATTGGTACGGTCAAACCAGGGCTCTTTGGCGGTCCTGTCGTCAAGTACATTCTCGACGAAGCCGACATGCGGAAACTACGTAAAGGTTTGTCCTTCGTCGTGCGCATGCATTTCGAGGCAGGTGCGCGTGCCGTCATATGTGGCGTGCATGGTTTGCCCTTCAAGATCGGTCCGGACGACATTCGACTCATCGAAGAAGGCCCGCTCGATCCGCGCGCGTATGTCGGCATTTTGTCGCATCTGTTCGGCGGTTGCCCCATGAGTGCCGATCCGCGTCAGGGCGTCGTCGATGCTCGCGGCAAAGTGCACGGCATGGAGGGGCTCTACGTGGTCGATGCTTCGGCCATTCCGACGAACCTGGGCGTGAATCCGCAGCACACGATCATGGGCCTCGCATCCACGTGGGCGGAGTATCTCGTGAGTTGA
- a CDS encoding protein kinase, with protein MSDKDRIGGLGTSPQIIHPSGLPRVNDSFPPPGPVAGQFQPGTVVAGKFTLKSIIATGGTATVFEAWDMLIERPVALKLLHPHLVADQTAVARFRREAQATARVRHPNVVDVLEMGIRRDGTFYMVQELLTGKTLNELLTIRKPLSPERALSLAIPIMGGLSAAHALGIVHRDVKPDNIILTTATSGEIMPKLIDFGIAKAVKDGQSITHFGAVIGTPHYMSPEQVRGHTSDIRVDVWAIAVVLYEMLSGSRPFADDVPIMIMTNIATSSPIPFEAVAPKNVKQYAPIFKKALARNIDDRFPTILALRDALLQIAGGHPQPVPAIELFGEPESKIIPLNPFTQLPVVNDEFSDDGDEMDSVANDDDDDDVNSIGSRQNILNSSRAIAGAAPALDLLAKAERALEVNALADALRNAEQALALPSVAPDLQGKLYLTCAIASRWQGDLTNSMKAAQEALARLARGSQEWHLAFDCVVVAQGQFGRKERLLARADELKSLEEEGDISLPGAFVASASRLARYVLRAGVPRLAVQLARGARRYAERQKNLAPEAGAWLDVVRAEIALHEGDPVTHVRRLETAIDGFTAARDMRLVCQTQFDLGLAYLALGATENAASILQTVLGVAEPMALDFVPAVKASLGYTFALLGRLKEGIELAVAGEKTKMHPNPDIESACLLAVARVRKLQSDTDTALSLTKRAVDASVDLPGRHAHALAFYASLQINRGQFEAALKSATESFTTLDRLGGIEEGEPLIRLVYALALRAAGQEAEGRKRIAEARKRLYEMARRLGDKHWQNTFLSNAPDNARLLSVASQWIGDAAT; from the coding sequence GTGAGTGACAAGGATCGAATCGGCGGCTTGGGGACGTCTCCGCAAATCATTCACCCAAGCGGTCTTCCGCGGGTCAACGACAGCTTTCCGCCACCCGGACCTGTCGCGGGACAATTTCAACCCGGCACCGTTGTTGCGGGAAAGTTCACGCTGAAGAGCATCATCGCGACGGGCGGTACGGCGACGGTTTTCGAAGCCTGGGACATGCTCATCGAAAGGCCCGTGGCGCTCAAGTTGCTGCATCCGCATCTGGTGGCGGATCAAACTGCGGTGGCGCGATTTCGACGCGAAGCTCAAGCAACGGCACGCGTGAGGCACCCGAACGTGGTCGACGTGCTCGAAATGGGCATCAGGCGCGACGGCACGTTTTACATGGTGCAAGAGCTGCTCACAGGAAAAACCCTGAACGAGCTTTTGACAATACGAAAGCCACTTTCTCCCGAACGGGCGCTCAGTCTTGCCATTCCCATCATGGGTGGTTTGTCCGCCGCACATGCCCTCGGCATCGTTCATCGCGACGTCAAACCCGACAACATCATTCTCACGACGGCTACGTCCGGCGAAATCATGCCCAAATTGATTGATTTTGGCATCGCGAAGGCAGTAAAGGACGGGCAATCCATTACGCATTTCGGTGCGGTCATCGGAACGCCGCATTACATGTCTCCGGAGCAGGTTCGAGGACACACGTCCGACATTCGAGTGGATGTTTGGGCAATCGCGGTCGTCCTTTATGAAATGCTCTCTGGATCCAGGCCGTTTGCCGACGATGTTCCCATCATGATCATGACGAACATCGCAACGAGCTCGCCGATTCCATTCGAGGCGGTCGCTCCGAAAAACGTCAAGCAATATGCGCCGATTTTCAAAAAAGCGCTCGCTCGAAACATCGACGATCGCTTTCCGACGATTTTGGCATTGCGAGACGCGCTCCTCCAAATCGCCGGCGGACACCCACAACCCGTGCCGGCCATCGAACTATTTGGAGAGCCGGAGAGCAAAATCATTCCACTGAACCCGTTCACGCAATTGCCCGTCGTCAATGACGAGTTCAGCGACGATGGCGACGAAATGGACAGCGTCGCAAACGACGACGATGACGATGACGTGAATTCCATCGGGTCTCGTCAAAACATCCTCAATTCGTCGCGTGCCATAGCTGGCGCCGCACCGGCATTGGACCTCTTGGCAAAAGCCGAACGAGCTCTCGAAGTCAATGCGTTGGCCGACGCTCTCCGTAACGCCGAGCAAGCACTTGCACTGCCGAGCGTAGCGCCGGACTTGCAAGGAAAGCTTTATTTGACGTGCGCCATTGCTTCGCGTTGGCAAGGCGACTTGACCAATTCGATGAAAGCCGCGCAGGAAGCACTCGCCAGGCTTGCTCGTGGAAGTCAAGAATGGCACCTGGCATTCGATTGCGTGGTCGTGGCGCAGGGTCAATTCGGGCGAAAAGAACGCTTGCTCGCGCGGGCCGACGAGCTGAAATCGCTCGAGGAAGAGGGCGACATATCGCTACCCGGCGCATTCGTGGCAAGCGCCAGTCGCTTGGCGCGTTACGTGCTGCGCGCCGGGGTTCCTCGATTGGCCGTGCAATTGGCTCGCGGCGCGCGCCGGTATGCCGAGCGCCAAAAGAACCTCGCGCCGGAAGCTGGTGCGTGGCTCGACGTCGTGCGTGCGGAAATCGCGCTGCACGAAGGAGATCCGGTGACGCACGTGCGGCGGCTCGAAACGGCCATCGATGGATTCACGGCTGCGAGAGACATGCGTTTGGTTTGTCAGACGCAATTCGATTTGGGACTCGCGTACCTGGCGCTCGGGGCCACGGAAAACGCTGCATCCATTTTGCAAACGGTGCTCGGCGTGGCCGAACCCATGGCGCTCGATTTCGTTCCCGCCGTCAAAGCATCGCTCGGATATACATTTGCACTGCTCGGTCGATTGAAAGAAGGTATCGAATTGGCGGTCGCGGGTGAAAAAACGAAAATGCATCCCAACCCCGACATCGAGAGCGCGTGCTTGCTCGCGGTGGCACGTGTGCGCAAGCTTCAATCGGATACGGACACCGCGCTTTCCCTTACGAAAAGGGCGGTTGACGCAAGCGTGGACTTGCCGGGGCGTCACGCGCATGCGCTTGCATTTTACGCGAGCCTGCAAATCAACCGCGGTCAATTCGAGGCCGCCCTGAAGTCCGCCACGGAATCCTTTACGACCCTGGATCGACTCGGTGGAATCGAAGAAGGCGAACCGCTCATTCGTCTCGTGTACGCACTCGCGCTGCGGGCGGCGGGGCAAGAAGCCGAAGGTCGGAAACGAATTGCAGAAGCGCGAAAGCGGCTGTACGAAATGGCTCGACGATTGGGCGACAAACACTGGCAGAATACGTTCCTGTCGAATGCTCCCGACAATGCGAGATTGCTCTCGGTCGCTTCGCAATGGATTGGCGACGCTGCGACGTGA
- a CDS encoding Rieske (2Fe-2S) protein has translation MPRFSPLGPIDAFPPGGHTAKIEKHQLAVLRTQHGDVHVVDNRCPHEGYPLAQGKLDGCVLTCAWHNWKFDVTDGHSVLGGEGVRVFPCRIREGILEVDLEEPDPKKLIAGYEQSLREGFFKRDNGRIFRDGLRLLQVGVSPRELLLQAIRYDAIHAEYGTTHVLPMAADACRQFEWFSGLDVMHPIAHVLDLCGESNVQMPPRSIPQPISTGTGEDVVRAIEAEDLERAEGIVRGAILSGVSRADIEDWLYDACGDHFLDFGHPLIYIVKAQEFFAELPNVDREVLADIYGAMVYSIGVGTREDTLPYMRSYFKRFDAIEAELRSAFDKPRHDAPFDAERFRKAALEGSVDEACEALFSALLAGVSPERVAVALVGAASERLFRFDLDVERSLTVAENWLWATHRFTFASAVRNGILRWRKPKSLRLLMQTLAFTHSGRKMDAPPERRPDTAAEMATIDEIAASLESKDGDRAVRRVVGYLSTNAPIADLRRAVFRYCTRDPFVRPIYVAHAVKVAAAAFEEYEANGDRTSLLGAVRFLASPVVRERRVDRSVAQSIRWVAEGITPKKLTQ, from the coding sequence ATGCCGCGCTTTTCCCCCCTTGGGCCCATCGACGCGTTTCCCCCCGGCGGCCACACGGCCAAAATCGAAAAGCATCAGCTCGCCGTGCTTCGTACGCAGCACGGCGACGTTCATGTCGTCGACAATCGCTGCCCGCACGAAGGCTATCCGCTCGCGCAGGGTAAGCTCGACGGTTGCGTCCTGACGTGCGCTTGGCACAATTGGAAATTCGACGTCACCGATGGCCATTCGGTGCTCGGCGGCGAGGGAGTGCGGGTGTTTCCTTGTCGAATTCGGGAAGGCATTCTCGAAGTGGACCTCGAAGAACCCGATCCGAAAAAGCTGATTGCGGGCTACGAGCAAAGCTTGCGCGAGGGCTTTTTCAAGCGCGACAACGGGCGCATCTTTCGCGACGGTTTGCGCCTGCTGCAAGTCGGCGTGTCGCCTCGCGAATTGCTGCTCCAGGCGATTCGGTACGACGCAATTCATGCGGAATACGGTACGACGCATGTGCTGCCGATGGCTGCCGATGCGTGCAGGCAATTCGAGTGGTTTTCCGGGCTCGACGTCATGCATCCGATAGCCCATGTCCTCGATTTGTGCGGCGAATCCAACGTGCAAATGCCGCCCCGCTCGATTCCGCAGCCCATTTCGACGGGTACGGGAGAAGATGTCGTTCGGGCGATCGAAGCCGAGGACCTCGAACGGGCGGAAGGCATCGTGCGGGGAGCGATATTGTCCGGGGTTTCTCGTGCCGATATCGAAGACTGGCTTTATGATGCATGTGGCGATCACTTCTTGGATTTTGGCCACCCGCTGATTTACATCGTCAAAGCGCAAGAGTTTTTCGCGGAACTACCCAATGTCGATCGCGAAGTGCTCGCCGACATCTACGGAGCAATGGTGTATTCGATCGGCGTTGGCACGCGCGAAGATACGCTGCCGTACATGCGATCGTACTTCAAGCGTTTCGATGCAATCGAAGCCGAGCTTCGTTCCGCATTCGACAAACCACGCCATGACGCACCTTTTGATGCCGAACGATTTCGCAAAGCTGCTTTGGAAGGTTCGGTCGACGAAGCGTGTGAGGCATTGTTTTCAGCGCTCTTGGCTGGTGTTTCACCCGAGCGTGTTGCCGTGGCATTGGTTGGCGCAGCATCGGAACGTCTCTTCCGATTCGACTTGGACGTCGAACGCAGCTTGACCGTTGCGGAGAATTGGCTTTGGGCGACGCATCGATTCACATTTGCCAGCGCCGTGCGAAATGGGATTCTTCGGTGGCGAAAGCCAAAGTCGCTACGTTTGTTGATGCAAACCCTTGCGTTTACGCATTCTGGGCGAAAAATGGATGCACCGCCCGAGCGTCGACCGGATACCGCAGCCGAAATGGCCACCATCGACGAAATCGCAGCGTCGCTCGAAAGCAAAGATGGCGACCGAGCCGTGCGGCGCGTCGTGGGTTATTTGTCGACGAACGCGCCCATTGCAGACTTGCGTCGCGCCGTGTTTCGATACTGCACTCGCGATCCATTCGTGCGTCCGATTTACGTTGCGCATGCGGTCAAGGTTGCTGCTGCGGCTTTCGAGGAATACGAAGCGAACGGTGATCGCACGTCATTGCTCGGTGCCGTGCGATTTCTGGCGTCGCCCGTGGTGCGTGAGCGGCGGGTAGATCGTAGCGTTGCGCAATCCATTCGTTGGGTCGCGGAAGGGATCACTCCGAAAAAGCTGACCCAGTGA
- a CDS encoding sulfotransferase domain-containing protein has product MSTEDPKPEAAPAGGPGWVDPEIQKQVEWRDGDIICSVPGKSGTTWTMNIVHQLRSGGDPDFKDVYIEVPWLEFVHGPNDTREHRLERFRSMTTSRRRAFKTHSAPPMIPYVEPGPNVPDVKYVVVLRNPEEAAVSLKPFIEGHSQAFFDHWNFPKSNLTRATFAEFYREVLGNMPVSDMFFGFLANWWPLRNKPNVRIIHFSELKKNPHKIIPQLAKFLGFSPTEEQWPRILEYCSFEWMKKHQEKFEIQHVLGFPALDSGAMVRKGAVGAAKEDGMTEEISREIRAMGEKVIKNPRLLQWFYEGGPLPEE; this is encoded by the coding sequence ATGAGCACTGAAGATCCCAAGCCCGAAGCAGCTCCCGCGGGTGGTCCCGGATGGGTCGACCCTGAAATACAAAAGCAAGTCGAATGGCGCGATGGCGACATCATTTGTTCGGTGCCCGGAAAGAGCGGCACGACGTGGACGATGAACATCGTGCATCAGCTTCGAAGCGGGGGCGATCCCGATTTCAAGGACGTTTACATCGAGGTTCCGTGGCTCGAGTTCGTTCACGGGCCCAATGACACGCGCGAGCATCGATTGGAGCGTTTTCGGTCCATGACGACGTCGCGCCGTCGAGCTTTCAAGACGCATTCGGCGCCTCCCATGATACCGTACGTCGAGCCTGGGCCGAACGTGCCGGATGTCAAGTATGTCGTCGTGCTGCGCAATCCGGAAGAAGCCGCCGTATCGCTGAAGCCGTTCATCGAGGGGCACAGCCAAGCGTTCTTCGATCACTGGAATTTTCCGAAGAGCAACCTGACGCGCGCGACTTTTGCCGAGTTTTACCGCGAAGTGCTGGGCAACATGCCGGTGTCGGACATGTTTTTTGGATTCCTCGCCAATTGGTGGCCCTTGCGAAACAAGCCCAACGTTCGAATCATTCATTTTTCGGAGCTCAAAAAGAACCCGCACAAGATCATTCCTCAATTGGCCAAGTTCTTGGGCTTTTCGCCCACGGAAGAACAATGGCCACGAATACTCGAATACTGCTCGTTCGAGTGGATGAAAAAGCACCAGGAGAAATTCGAGATACAACATGTCCTTGGATTTCCAGCGCTCGACAGCGGAGCGATGGTGCGCAAGGGCGCCGTTGGAGCCGCAAAAGAGGACGGAATGACGGAAGAGATCTCGCGTGAGATTCGGGCGATGGGTGAGAAGGTCATCAAGAATCCGCGCCTACTGCAATGGTTTTACGAAGGTGGACCTCTGCCCGAGGAATGA
- the hutI gene encoding imidazolonepropionase — MFAIVAKRLVTCDPNWATAENPLGVIEHGAVVVDGERIVDVLPREELFARFPHIEVSADLDRHEIGTPALVTPGLVDAHTHAPWMGSRDGEYAMRMAGAGYEEIAAAGGGIVSSMRAIRTADVSDIERTLLARVRRMMSLGVTTIECKSGYGLDLESERKQLDAVKRVSVCPDVPRLVPTYLALHAVPPEARADRAAYVRDVESISVPTIAAENLARYVDVYVDRAAFSVSEARPVLRCALDAGLGVRLHVGQFADVGGAELAAELGAASVDHVEHIGAAGIDALARASVSVVLLPTASLTLGQTPPPVDAFRKAGIPLVVASDANPGTAPTESLPLAMAIAVRTYGLSVAETILGVTSRAAASLGLGAECGMIRKGFRADMVLWDLPHENAIVQPWGVSRAVSVYRDGRSIHSC, encoded by the coding sequence GTGTTTGCCATCGTTGCCAAGCGTCTCGTCACGTGTGATCCGAATTGGGCTACTGCGGAAAATCCGCTCGGCGTCATCGAACATGGCGCCGTCGTCGTCGATGGAGAACGAATCGTCGATGTTCTTCCGCGAGAAGAATTGTTTGCGCGTTTTCCGCATATCGAAGTATCCGCTGACTTGGATCGACATGAAATCGGCACGCCGGCGCTCGTGACGCCCGGGCTCGTCGACGCGCATACGCATGCGCCCTGGATGGGTTCTCGCGATGGCGAATATGCGATGCGTATGGCGGGCGCTGGGTACGAGGAAATCGCGGCAGCGGGCGGTGGTATCGTTTCGAGCATGCGGGCGATTCGCACGGCGGATGTTTCGGACATCGAACGGACGCTCTTGGCGCGGGTTCGTCGCATGATGTCGCTCGGCGTGACCACCATCGAGTGTAAAAGCGGGTATGGGCTCGATTTGGAATCCGAACGAAAACAGCTCGATGCGGTGAAACGCGTGTCGGTTTGTCCCGATGTACCGAGGCTCGTCCCGACGTACCTTGCGCTTCACGCGGTGCCGCCCGAAGCACGGGCGGATCGCGCAGCCTACGTGCGCGACGTCGAATCCATTTCGGTGCCGACGATTGCCGCCGAAAACCTAGCGCGTTATGTGGACGTGTACGTCGATCGCGCGGCATTTTCCGTAAGCGAAGCGCGTCCCGTCCTTCGTTGCGCCCTTGACGCGGGCCTCGGCGTGCGGCTGCACGTCGGGCAATTCGCGGATGTCGGGGGGGCAGAATTGGCGGCCGAGCTGGGGGCCGCGTCGGTCGATCACGTCGAGCATATCGGTGCGGCAGGCATTGATGCTTTGGCGCGGGCTTCCGTGAGCGTCGTGCTTCTCCCGACGGCGAGCCTTACGCTTGGACAAACCCCGCCTCCGGTCGATGCATTTCGCAAAGCAGGCATTCCGCTCGTCGTCGCGAGTGATGCGAATCCCGGCACCGCACCGACCGAAAGTTTGCCGCTCGCTATGGCGATTGCAGTGCGAACATATGGATTGTCCGTTGCTGAAACAATCTTGGGCGTCACGTCACGCGCTGCGGCAAGTTTGGGCCTTGGTGCGGAATGCGGCATGATTCGCAAGGGATTTCGCGCGGATATGGTTTTATGGGATCTGCCGCACGAAAATGCGATCGTACAACCTTGGGGTGTGTCGCGTGCCGTCAGCGTTTATCGGGACGGACGATCGATTCATTCTTGTTGA